One Cytophagia bacterium CHB2 genomic window, CAGATCGGCAATGCGCGCAGCCGCAACGTAGGCTGGCGCATTGATTATTTTTGCATTTCTGCTGCGCTGCGCCCGCGGCTCAAAGAGGCTTTTATTTTGTCCGAGGTGATGGGCTCGGATCACTGTCCGATTGGGATTGTGTTGAAGTGAAGCGTCATGAAGGGTTTTGAGCACAGATTTGTGCATGTTCTCAAATGCAAACAACAATAACTCAGCAAGATTCCACGTGAATCCGTGCGCGAGTGATGCGAATAAGGTTTATCGAAACACCGACGCGGTAATCTTCAAAGTCATACTCTGCTATCATTGTCATCCAGAGAGAATCCTGTGAAGTTCCAAGCTCAACGCCCAGTACTTCACAAGATTTCTACGGAATGACAGATGGAGTAGGTATGCAATCATGATGTCCGTGTACTGCTTTCCTCACAACGAAAACCAGCGATTCAGTTTCACCAGAAAAACATTGTCCGGATAAACCTCGAACAAATCCCTTACATCATTCCGGAACGAGAACTCGCCGTCGGAAGTGAAGCCGGTGCGGCCTTGCGACCACACCAAAAACACGGTTGAACCCGGGCTGTATTCCCACCGCAAAACCAGATTCGAGCGAAACTGCTTGAAGTTGAAATTCGGTTTGCCAAAAGCATAATCGCTCACGCCGTCCAAATTCTCATCAACCAAAAATGTATTCGAAGCGGCCTCGTATGTGAGTTCGTTGCTCAGGACATGAAAGCGATCGGCATAGTTTGCCGCGCGCGACGAGGTGATGCGCTTGAATTGGGAATATTCTCCGGCGGAAACGAACGGCTGACCGTAAAACTGCACCGACAGATTGGGCGTGATGCTGCAATCGATGCGTGTCGTGAGTCCCAGCGTCCGTTGATCGATCCGGCCGAAAAGATACCGGCTTTCCCCGTTGTTGGCGGGTGTGCTGACATATTGCAAATCGTCTTTGTTGATGCCATAAAACGGGCTGAAGCGCACGTTTAACGACTTGACCGGGCGCACAGACATTCCCAGGCCGATTTCGTGATAACGCGAATCATTTTCATCTTTCCAACTGTTGTAGCCGTTCACGCTGAACACCACGGCTTTGCGCTGATCGGTTTCAATCGTGAGCCATTGATTCCATTGCCCGGGCAGGATCAGCGCCGGTCCGCCGCGCAACGCCGTGGTCGAGAGGTTTTTGCTCTCGCGACCAATGCCAAACCAAATGTACCAATAGTTGCGCAGGGGGCCGCCGCCGTTGATGTTGCCGCCTTCGAAAACTTTCTCTCCGCCAAAATTCCAACCGTACCATTGATTCACATTGAAATTCAGGCGATTGAAAATCAGTGTGGGCTTGGTGAAGCGATAGCCCATCCAAAATGATTGCATAATGCGATCGGCCTGGCGCAAGAAGCCGGCATCATTCAAATCGAGTCCGGGCGAACGCCACGTGACACCCAGATTAATACGTACGGGGCTGTTGCCGCCGCGACCGAGGCTGAGATTGCCGCCGTGCCCGGTGAGTGAGGTACGGTTGGGATCGAATTCGACATAATCAGCGTCCGGCCGCTGAAAATAGCGCTGCGAGGAGGTTTGCGCGGCGGAAATGGCCGCTGCCTCGCCGCGAACATGACTAAACACGCCCAACGCATCAAAGTAGTAAGTACGATTATGCCATTGATGGCGGAAGTCGATGCCGCCGGAATATGCGGCGCGATTCAAATAGTTGAGTTGCGAGTTTGTGAGATCGCGATGCGTGGCGGTGAACATGCCGCCGATGGCGCTCGTACCTTTGTTGAAATCTTTCTGCACGCGGCTGACAAAAAAGTTTGTGCGCGGTTCGACGATCTCTTTTCGGCGTTGTCCGTTGAAATCAATCTCGGCCTGTTCCTTGTCCGTCACCGCATCGAGAATGCCGAGGGAAAAACCATTTTTGGTTTTGCCAGTGATTTTGGCGGCAGCAGCAATCGAGGTATTTTCCGGCACATTGGCGTATTCGCCGGCAGCAAGCGAGGGATACGCATGCGGTAAACGGCCAATGCGGCGCGAATAGAACAAACGATCATTCGAAAACGAACCGTCGCCGCCAGTGAGGCGATATTCCAAAATGTTCTGGCCTTCGATGAAGAACGGCCGTTTCTCCTGGAAAAACGTTTCAAACGCGGTAAGATTGATTTCAGAAGGATCTGCTTCCACCTGGCCGAAGTCCGGGTTGATGGTGACGTCCATGGTCAAATCGCTGGTCACGCCGACTTTCGCGTCCAAACCGCCTGAAGCTTTTTTGAGATCGCCGGTGGCAAAGGGATTTCCCGCCACCTCTTGAAAGCGCCGCATGCTGCTCACGCCATAAGGCAGCAGCTCGATACGGCTTGAGGCTTTGATGCCGGCAAGACCCTTCAATTCGCCGAAATAACTTACCCAACCGGCGGTGTTTTGCGGAATGTATTGCCATACCGAACGCTCTTGTTTGCGAAAAAGCCGGCGTTGCAATTGAATGCCCCACACATGTTCGTCTTTGTCGCCGAAGCGCAGTTGGCTGAAGGGGATGCGCATTTCCGCGCACCAGCCTTCGGCGTCGACCGAAACTTCACTAAACCAAACGGGATTCCAATTGGCGTCCCAGTAGTCGCCATCATTGGAAACCGCTTCATCGCCCTTGACATTGGCCGCGTTAATGGTAAAGGAAAACGCGGTGCGATGATCGAAATAGCTGTCGATGTTGATTTCAACCCAGTCGCCGTCAAACACGTCGCGGCGGGTGACGCGGCGCACGATCTTGTCCGGTTCCGCGTCGAAAGCGCGCACGCCAACGTAGAGATTTTTTTCATCGAACAAAATTTTGAATTGCGTTTGATAGGTCGGCGCTGCGCCATCGTTAGGCTCGCGCTGGGTAAAATCGCCGGTCCAGTCGACTTTTTCCCAGACTTCGTCGTCGAGGCGGCCGTCGATAACCGGCGCGTGGGGGTTGATATGTTTGGTATGATACGTTTTCTTCGGCGCGGGCTGCTGGCCGGCGACTTGAGCCGCGGCGACCACGAACAAGGTTAAGGTCAGTAGCTTCACTCTCATCACGTCTGCTCCTGGGGCTGTGACAAATGCACGGAAGAACAACAGCGCCGGAAAAGCCGTTGCTCTCCGCGAGGGCTTGTCGCTTTCTGTCCGTAAGACAATCGAATTTGAAAAAGGTTACCAGCAAGTGAGAAAAAAAATCTGCAGCTACGACGTGGGAATAGCCGGGAAGGTTGCCAGGGTTTTAACGAATGGATATTGTTGAGGAATGAGGGGGACTGCCATCAACGAGGCGCCTGTACATACGTAAACGCATGTGAGCCGTATTCCTCCGCAACACGGCGTTTGGCATCTTTTTGCCACTATAACTCATGCGTGCCCGGTTTCTTGCGGGCGGGGAATATTGTAGCGTTTGATTTTTTCATACAGCGTCGAGCGATCGATGCCGAGAATACTGGCGGTCTCTTTCATGTTGCCGCGCGCCCGCTGCAGCGTGACGGCAATGACTTTTTTTTCCACCTCTTGCAAGGTCAGGTTGGAGGGCACAGTCCAGCCGTTGCCGCTTTCCAAATCGTGGCGCAGAAAGGCAAAATCGTCTTCTGTCAAAATTTTGCTTTTGCAGGTGACGATGGCGCGCTCCACGGCATTTTCCAATTCACGCACGTTGCCGGGCCAATTGTGCGCGAGCAAAAGCTTGAGCGCCGTCTCGGTGATGTCGTGCACTTCTTTGCCCAACTCGTGGGAGAGCCGTTCGATGAAATAACGCGCGAGCAGGGGAATATCCTCGCGCCGTTCGCGCAGCGGGGGAATACGGATGTTGATGACGTTGAGGCGATAATAAAGATCGTCGCGGAATTTATCCTGTTGCACGGCCTCGCGCAAATCCACGTTGGTCGCGGCAATCACGCGCACCTCGACTTGAATTTCTTCCGAGCCGCCGACGCGATAGAACTTGCGCTCCTGCAAAACCCGCAACAAATCCATTTGCAATTTGAGCGAGATATCGCCGATTTCATCGAGAAAAATCGTCCCGCCTTCTGCCATCTCGAATTTGCCCTTCTTTTGCGCCACGGCGCCCGTGAACGCGCCTTTCTCGTGGCCGAATAATTCGGATTCCAACAGCGTTTCCGCCAACGCCGCACAGGACACACAAATGAACGGCTTGCCGGCGCGCTCGCCGGAATTGTGAATGGCGCGCGCGATCAATTCCTTGCCGGTGCCGCTTTCGCCTTGAATGAGCACGGTGCTGCGCATGTTCGCCACCTCGCGAATAAGC contains:
- a CDS encoding sigma-54-dependent Fis family transcriptional regulator, translating into AKDYAIYFIDLKMPGGLDGIETMMEIRKLHPEASIIIITAYATVDTAITAMKEGAQEYIVKPCNPEEISLLVGRIMKVKNLQRENLILRKKLARQYNFDDIISKNGKMLEIFQLIREVANMRSTVLIQGESGTGKELIARAIHNSGERAGKPFICVSCAALAETLLESELFGHEKGAFTGAVAQKKGKFEMAEGGTIFLDEIGDISLKLQMDLLRVLQERKFYRVGGSEEIQVEVRVIAATNVDLREAVQQDKFRDDLYYRLNVINIRIPPLRERREDIPLLARYFIERLSHELGKEVHDITETALKLLLAHNWPGNVRELENAVERAIVTCKSKILTEDDFAFLRHDLESGNGWTVPSNLTLQEVEKKVIAVTLQRARGNMKETASILGIDRSTLYEKIKRYNIPRPQETGHA